The DNA window CTGACCGGGCTGGAAGTTGAAGTTCAGGATCTTGAAATAGGGTGAGTCATGGACCAGGAACTTTTTCATGGCCAGATCGTTGAACCCGCTTTCCTGATACAGATTCAAGGTCTTCATACATACCTCCATGGAATTGCTGCCGCCTTTGTCAGCTGCAGATTGAAGAGTCCAAATACAGCCGGCCCAGCCTCATCCTGCCCGGCACCCATATCGACGCAAGCTATCAGCCCTCTGAACAAATACACATCGACAACGGTATCCAGGCTGTATTCGTTCAGGGGGCCTTGTCCAGCGAGGCGGTGACCAGCCATTTAGCTCACTGTTGGCGATGAGCCCTGTAGTGGGACTGATAAAAAAATACTCAAACAGCCGGGATCAGGAGGCCTTCAGCGCCTCACTGGACAAGGTCCCCTGAACTTTTGGCAGGGGTGTGAAGATTGCTGGCTCTTTGACACAGAAAGTGAAATTGCCTACATAAGAGTTTGCCGTCTCTTCTGTGTGCCGTGAGCGGCAGACCAGCCTGGTTCAGGACCACAATGGCCTTTCTCGAAAAACACGTCCTTGATGTGCATCAAATATGCCTGCCATTCATCACCTGTCACCCGTCATCTGTCACTCGTCACTCGTCACCAGTCACTATCATCTGTCACTCGTTCCCAGCCTCCCGAACTCCTCCCCGAACATCTCCCATACAGTGAGGAACAGGGCGGCGGCAACCGGACCGACGACCAGGCCGGAAACCCCGAATACCCCGATCCCGCCCAGGGTGGAGATGAGCACCACGTAGTCCGGAAGCCGTGTCTCCCGTCCGACCAGAAGCGGTCTGAGCACATTGTCCGCCAACCCGATCAGAATGGACCCCGCACCAAGCAGGACCACGCCCTGCACAACACTGCCTGTGGCAATCAGAATCACAGCTGCCGGTCCCCAGACCAGGGCCGAGCCGAGCATGGGGATCAGGGACAGGATGGTCATGATCACTCCCCACAGGGTTGCTGCCTGGATGCCCAGGATCCAGAAGAAAAGCCCCCCCAGACCGCCCTGGACAACGGCCACGACAAACGTGCCTTTCACTGTGGCCTTGGACACCTGGGCAAACCGGGCCGCCAGGCTCTGCTGACGCTCATGGTCTAATGGCACCACCCGCATGATCCCCCCAATCAACCACTCTCCATCCTTGAGGAAAAAATACAGCAGGTAGATGGCCAGAGCCAGCATGACCCCGAGGCGCAGGGCGTTCTGGCCGATGCTGACCAGATTTGTGGCCACCAGCCGGCTGCCCGTCACCGCTGTCTGGGACAGGTCTTCGGTGATCTTCTCCCAGTCCAGGCCGGCCTTTTCCAGCCCCTGGGTCAGTACCGGGACAGTGCGCTCCAGGTAGGCCATTGCCTTGCTCAGCTGGATATCGCCTGCGGAAATGCGTTCATAGAGGCTCATGGACTCGTGCATCACCGAAAGACCGAGCAGGCCCAGGGGGATGACCACCCCCAAAACGATGATCACCAGGGTGAGCAGGCTGGCCCACCGCGTTCTCCCTCCCAGCAGACGAAGAAAGAACGCATATAAAGGATAAAAGACCACTGCCAGCAGCGCGGCCCAGAACACGGGCTGAAAAAAGCCGTGTATGACCCAGGCGAAGAGCAGGGTCGCGGCCAGGACCAAAAGGATGAAGGAAATATTCTGGGCCAAGGGCTGGGTGTTCTTCATTTTGTCTCCGTTTTGTGGCATTCTCGCTTTTGTTGCCGCCAGAGGTGACGACTATTCTGACACCGGGGGATGATGAGTTGTGCCATTGATCACTATTTTGCTCATAGGACTGGCCGGCATGGGCGGAGCCCTCTCCCGCTACTGGCTGACCGGACTGGTCCACAAGCTCACCGGGCCCTCCTTTCCCTGGGGAACGCTGACTGCAAACATTGCGGGCTGCTTTCTCTTCGGGGTGATATTCGCCCTGGCCGAGGAGCGATTTGTGCTCCGGGATCAAACCCGAATCATCCTCTTGGCCGGTTTCATGGGCTCCTTCACCACCTTTTCCTCCCTGATCTTTGAGTGCAGCCAGCTCCTGCGCGACGCCCAATGGGTTCTGGCCGGGCTCAATTATCTGGGCCAGACGGTTCTTGGCCTGATTGCCCTCTGGCTGGGCATTATCCTGATCAGGGCCTTGGGCTAGTGAAAAATCAACCTTGATCTGTCGCTCCCTCTTGGTCCTCCCTTGATGGGGGCTGGGGGTGTTTCTTGCATTACGACAGATGATGAATGACAAGGCACTAGCACGCAACCGATAACCGCAACTCAAGGACAGAGCATGGACACTCTGCGCAACGCCCTGCGCCTGCGCGCATACATCGGGGAAAACGATCACTATAACGGAAAACCGTTGTATCAGGTCATCGTTGAGGAGGCCAAAAGCTACGGACTGGCCGGTGCCACCGCCTTCCGCGGTTTTTTGGGCTTCGGAGCGGGCACCCGGATTCACAGCAGCAAGATCCTGCGCCTGTCCGAAGAGCTGCCGGTTATTGTGGATATCGTGGACACCAAGGAACGGATCGAGGCCTTTTGGCCCCATGTGAACGCAATGGTTGCTTCCGGGACCTTGACTCTGGAGACGGTCCAGGCCGCCTTTCATATGCCCTTGCGGGTCCGGGACGTCATGAGCATGAATCCGGTTACCTTGCATCCGGATGACAGCCTGGAGGAAGCGGTCAACCGCCTCCTCAGCCACCAGGTCAAGGCCCTGCCCGTGGTCCGGGACAACAAGGCGGTGGGCATCATTACCGGGGGAGACCTTCTGAGCAGGGGAGGACTACAGCTGCGCCTGGATCTGCATCCCCACCTTCCGGACCAGACCCGGCAGGAACAGATGCTCGCCCTGCGCAGCAAGACCGCCGCAGACGTCATGAGCACACCGGTCCAGACCATCTCCATAACCGCCACCATCCAGGAGGCGGCCAGAGTGATGAGCGCCCGGTCCATCAAACGTCTTCTGGTGGTCGACGAGCATGGAAACATGGCCGGAATCGTCAGCAGGGTGGATATCCTGCGCACCTTTGTCCGGGCCGCGGACTTTTCAGACCAGCTC is part of the Desulfovermiculus halophilus DSM 18834 genome and encodes:
- a CDS encoding AI-2E family transporter, encoding MKNTQPLAQNISFILLVLAATLLFAWVIHGFFQPVFWAALLAVVFYPLYAFFLRLLGGRTRWASLLTLVIIVLGVVIPLGLLGLSVMHESMSLYERISAGDIQLSKAMAYLERTVPVLTQGLEKAGLDWEKITEDLSQTAVTGSRLVATNLVSIGQNALRLGVMLALAIYLLYFFLKDGEWLIGGIMRVVPLDHERQQSLAARFAQVSKATVKGTFVVAVVQGGLGGLFFWILGIQAATLWGVIMTILSLIPMLGSALVWGPAAVILIATGSVVQGVVLLGAGSILIGLADNVLRPLLVGRETRLPDYVVLISTLGGIGVFGVSGLVVGPVAAALFLTVWEMFGEEFGRLGTSDR
- a CDS encoding DUF190 domain-containing protein translates to MDTLRNALRLRAYIGENDHYNGKPLYQVIVEEAKSYGLAGATAFRGFLGFGAGTRIHSSKILRLSEELPVIVDIVDTKERIEAFWPHVNAMVASGTLTLETVQAAFHMPLRVRDVMSMNPVTLHPDDSLEEAVNRLLSHQVKALPVVRDNKAVGIITGGDLLSRGGLQLRLDLHPHLPDQTRQEQMLALRSKTAADVMSTPVQTISITATIQEAARVMSARSIKRLLVVDEHGNMAGIVSRVDILRTFVRAADFSDQLPELPPGLDNTVDQLMFTEVATVTPQDGLQEVVRKMVQTPLRRVVVVDTEDNVRGVILDRDLISLFSRNREHGLLSGLISLLAAKPESPTLFSGTAQDVMRESVFSVPEGTPVKKALDLMLDHGIKRLVVTDGQGRLRGMIDRDVTLKALGRA
- the crcB gene encoding fluoride efflux transporter CrcB yields the protein MPLITILLIGLAGMGGALSRYWLTGLVHKLTGPSFPWGTLTANIAGCFLFGVIFALAEERFVLRDQTRIILLAGFMGSFTTFSSLIFECSQLLRDAQWVLAGLNYLGQTVLGLIALWLGIILIRALG